A window from Triticum aestivum cultivar Chinese Spring chromosome 6D, IWGSC CS RefSeq v2.1, whole genome shotgun sequence encodes these proteins:
- the LOC123140892 gene encoding putative F-box/LRR-repeat protein 23 produces the protein MPSLSPPAPRSRNRGKESKRVSERSWAELPLDALLCVFHKLDRADLMFGGPSMACRSSRQAARQPELWRYVDMRGHSRLNRTARLFAIPLSAGQCQWFLGDHYVDDDLLLYLAQHAPSLKSLCLIGSRHNSKPFAEALKKLPLLEELALSNCNFRHAWRALEFCPQLKHYIHIKQSVHPGIYPHIGRPHSHNMEAFAIARLPNLLSLQLSGDNLDNEGLSAILNNCPHLESLDLHSCPNIHMDSSLLVKCAQINNTKKLWRYALTDNRVHCWVDKHASSYDIN, from the exons ATGCCGTCGTTATCGCCGCCGGCTCCCAGGAGCCGGAACCGAGGGAAAGAGTCCAAGAGGGTTTCCGAGAGGAGCTGGGCGGAGCTGCCCCTGGACGCGTTGCTCTGCGTCTTCCACAAACTGGACCGCGCCGACCTTATGTTCGGGGGCCCGTCCATGGCGTGCCGCTCCTCGCGCCAAGCGGCACGCCAGCCCGAGCTGTGGCGCTATGTCGACATGCGCGGCCACTCCAGGCTCAACAGGACGGCGCGGCTCTTCGCCATCCCGTTGAGCGCGGGCCAGTGCCAGTGGTTCTTGGGCGATCACTACGTGGACGACGACCTGCTCCTTTACCTCGCACAGCA TGCACCCTCGTTAAAGAGCCTCTGTCTCATCGGGTCCAGGCACAACAGCAAACCATTTGCAGAGGCACTCAAGAAGCTCCCTCTGCTCGAGGAGCTCGCGCTTTCGAATTGTAATTTTAGGCATGCCTGGCGAGCGCTTGAATTCTGCCCACAGCTGAAGCATTATATACATATCAAGCAATCCGTTCACCCAGGGATATATCCACACATTGGTCGACCCCATTCCCACAACATGGAAGCCTTTGCGATTGCACGGTTGCCCAACTTGCTTTCCTTGCAGCTCTCCGGAGACAACCTTGATAATGAAGGGTTATCAGCCATCCTCAACAACTGCCCACACCTAGAGTCGCTTGACTTGCACAGCTGCCCCAATATCCACATGGATAGCAGCCTGCTCGTCAAGTGTGCTCAGATCAACAACACGAAGAAACTGTGGCGGTATGCCTTAACTGACAATCGGGTGCATTGTTGGGTCGACAAACATGCATCTTCATATGACATCAACTGA